TGTGCTGATACCCCAAAGGGCCACCCCAGCTGGGCCCAAGCTCTCCCATGCTCACACGTGCACCGGGCAGGCGGGCTAGCACGCACAGCAGACATCCAGACATCCATTCTCTGGCTCTGTGAGTCTCTAAGGGGCAGGGGTGCTGCTCCTTGGCCCCGTACCCATTTTGGAAGCCAGCCACAGCACCAAGAAGGCTGAAGGAGGGGGCTGGGAGGTATCAGGAAGGAGTCAGGTCCTACCCCTCCCCAGAGAGTCCCTGTGCAAACTTGAAGGGATGGTGGCTGGCTCCGGAGCATGGGTGGAGTGTCACGCacattcccctcactccctgAAGCTTTCCCCCTGCAGTTTCTGAGGGAGGGGCTGCTTTTTGTCTGCCTAGGGGGCCCTGATGCAGGCTAGAGCACCCCCCAGGCTCACCACTGCAGTCACTCCATCGTGGAGAACATCCAAGTCTGAGGCTTTGGGGGCACCCCCCTGTCCGAGAGCAGGGAGGCCTGGGCCCCGTGGGGGATGGGCAGTGCCATGACCCCCATCCCCTAATCCGTCTTCAATATGAAGAGGTAGCATCGGTTCTAAGCGTCCTGGCCCGGCTGTCTCCCACGGAGGGGACACGGACCCCTGAGGGGGGGCTTTCGCTGGCCCCCCAACACATTGTGAACTTTGGGGCTTCAGCCCTTGACCAAGCATCCAAATGTCCGAATGTCTGGCCACTCAGAGTCCCTGTGGCACCCCGGGCCCGTCCGGGGCTGCTCTAGGGGGTCAGACCTGCACGGGCAGCGTTTGGTTCATCTGTAACCTCATATCCTGGATGCTGCTTAGAATCTTCTTCTGGTGTCCAGCCAAAGTCACTCCAATCCGGAGCAGGTCTCTGGGGGAGCAGAGGACAGTGGTCAGCTTCCCCAAATCATCCTTTTTTCTACCTCTGCCCTTTGTACCCAGCTTCTCCCCGTGGGAATAGCGGAGGACCCACCTGGCCTTTctggcctggaatgctctccctactCACTTCTCTGGGCATTCTAGGGATTCTCCCAGAATCCCCAGGCTCCACTGTTCAAGGCTTGGGCTAAACCCCATctcctccaagaagtctttcccaattccccCAGTTATTAACCCCACCACCTCCTTTACAGTCCAAAATGACTCTGTACACGTTTGGCATTGACTTATCCTAACTCATATACTCTCTGTGTAgaaagtaagtttcttgagagtagggcCCATCTCAAGAGAGTCTTTTAATCCCTACCACCTGCCAGTGtcgggcacatagtaggcacttttatTATTACTGATTGACTGATACTCTAAtaatgcatgtacacacatgcacacacacatgcgtgcacacacatgcTGTCTCTCTCAATTGTATATACACTTCTTAATGGCCAGCACTGATCCATTCTTGTCTTTGATCACCAGCACCTTGTACACAGCAGAAGCTTAATAGATGCTTCTTGAATTGAACCTCAGATTTAGAGGATCCTAGATTTCCTTAGAGATGAAGTCTGATCCCTTAATTCTTTAATtgggggaactgaggcccagagaaaggaagtgatttgtccaaagtcatacaagtagtaagaaATGGGGACAAGGTCTTCTAAAAATGGAGCTTTTCCCACTGTATCACTGAGGATCATAATGTCATTGGACTGAATTGAAAAATCTGAAATGTCACCTggctctcattttacaaacaaggaaatgaATTTTCAGAGAAGTTTAGGGGTACTGGCCCAGTGAAGGGGTCTGGGCTTTAGTGGTCATGGAGGATAACCcccatgatttgcccaaggctacTTCTCCAATTAGGGGAAGAGCCAGGCCTCACAGGCTCCTTCCCACTGCTGACTGAATGGACACTCACTCTGCGGTCATTTGGGCAACGAGGTCGAAGGAGGCAAAGCCAGCACTGATGAAGCTTTCCTTGTACCGTCCCATCTTGATGGCATCCAGCCAGTCCCCCACCGTGGTGAAGGTGGTGTAGTCGGGAACAGTTCGGTCTAACAGAGGCTGGGACACTCTGTGGGCAGAGAAGAGAGGGGGATGTGAACCCCTGGGGAGAGGACCAGGAGAGCCAGtaggtgggatgggggaggggggcacaTACCCAGACTGAACGCTAGCAATGACCTTCAGGCTGGCTGCATTCCGAATGAGCTTGTCCAAGGTGTTGACAATCTGAGCAAACTTGGGCCGCAAATTGCGGTCCCGCACCCAGCAGTCCAGCATGAGCTGGTGTAAGGCAGTGGGGCAGTCCATGGGGGGTGGCAGACGGTAATCCTGCTCCACAGCATTGATCACCTGGAGCCaggggtagagggagagagagacccAGGAGGCATGAGTCATCTGCCCTGGGAGCTCCCAAAGTCCTAAAACTGGGCATCCATCTGGcttcccccctccatccccacaTTTCAGAACTGTCCCCTCCAGCTGACAGCATTctcactctcctctcctcctggaGCACTGGCTCAGGTCTCCTGGCAAACTCTTAATAAGCAGCTTCTGGTTGATCAAAGGTGAGCTTTTAGAGAGCAGGAATCAGCTCCCTTTGGTCTGGCAGGACATATGGCACTTGGTAGGGCCTTCAGATCATAGACTTTAGAGCTGAATGGGAGCTCAGAgctccaatcctctcattttatagatgaggaaagtgaggcccagagagtgggGGGGACATGGTCAaagtcataaatttagagctggaaaggatcttagagaaaGCCCACTAAGACAAgtcaggtgacttgtccaagctcacacagTAAGTGAGGACCAGGAACCTAGGCTGTGAGGCTCCAAATTCACTGTACTTTTCACTGCCCCTACTTAATAAGagtctgttgaattgaatgaatcgGTGCTGGTCTAAGGGTAGTGGCCACTCCTTCTGCTGGGCCCTCCTACCTCCCCTAGGTCCCCCAGGCCCCACTTACGTCTTGGTTGCTCATGTCCCAGTAGGGCCGCTCTCCATAGCTCATCACCTCCCACATGACAATTCCATAGCTCCAGACATCGCTGGCTGACGTGAACTTTCGGTAAGCAATGGCTTCGGGAGCTGTCCAGCGGATGGGGATCTTTCCACcctgggggtaggggaaggagggaCACAGGTCCTTCACTGTGGATTCAGGGCTGACTCCTACCCCCAAGGTGTCCCCACCCAGTTGGcaccacctccccccccccatcctgtCATTCCATGAGCCTTACCAATGAGCTAGTATAGGTGGGGTCAGCAGGGTCATCCTCCAGAAACCGGGAGAGGCCAAAGTCAGAGACTTTGCATACCAGGTTGCTGTTCACCAAGATGTTCCGGGCAGCCAGATCCCGGTGGACATAGTTCATCTCTGACAGGTACTTCATGCCTGCTGCAATGCCCCGCAACATGCCCACCAGTTGGATCACAGTGAACTGCCCATCGTTCAGCTGGAGAGTAGGAGCACACAGACTTAGGCTGCAGCCAGTGCCCTCCGTTCTACTAAAGCTTCCCTCTCTCCTAGGAGTGATGAGTGACTCAGATCCCCctatttggtgtgtgtgtgtgtgtgtgtgtgtgtgtgtgtgtgaaggtgccttttctccctttgaaaaattaaaaagcaactGATATCCATTGTTTTAACATCAACCACATttccatcctcttccccttcccagagTGCTGTCCtttataaggaagaaaaaaagggcagAGGGAGGGTGACCAAACAATTCAGCAGTACTAACCAACATAATGGCAGAAAGTAGCGTTGTATACAATGTTCCATGCCCACAGTTCCCCACCTCttcaaagagggagggaaagaaagcatCTTGACCTTTGGGGACTAGGGAGAGTGACAGTCTGTCCATGACCCACAGCTTGAAGAGTGCTCAGGACTCCGTGGGGAGGGATCAGGGCATGGGTCTTTAGGGTTTACAACATATTTTATATGCTTGagctcatttgagcctcaccacCCGCTCAGGAGAGGGGCACTGCCATCCTTTGGGGCCAGTCAGGATCCAGACCTGTGATTGGCTCAGGTGGGGCACTATCCCAATGCAGCTCAGCCACATCTCTTAGGATCTTAGAGAGAGAGGTGAAGTtgcctgcccagagtcacaaagaagGGACAGAGTCTGGATTTTCCACACTCAGAGGTAGGCTCTCTATGCACTCTGATTTGGGGCATAATTAGtcccctctgccaatgcagatagGCACCTGTTCTGCAATGTATAGTGTTAGAGATGCCTGGGGGCACCAAGAGATGctgcactattattatccccattttatggaggaagaaactgaggcttagctTGTTAGTGAGGGAATTTCTTTTCAGGTGTGGGTTAGACTAGCCAGCCACTGGAATAACTTTGATTCTTTGCTTCTaggcaagaagagaaagaagatgggggtagatgaaagaacactggattaggCAGCTGAAGTCCCAGATTTGAGTTCTAAtcagctctatgaccttggataGGTCACTTAACTTCGCTAagactcagtttgctcatctgtaaaatagagctaAGATTATTTGCCTTGCTTGCTCTCCCAGGActatgaggatcaaacgagagaAGAGAGGTGGGATTTGGGGAACACAAATGCCACCAGGGAGCAGTTTCTGGGATGGGGGGACTCACGCGGAGGAAGGAGTCCAGGGCACAGTTCTCCATGAACTCTGTGAGGATCATGACTGGCCGGCTCTTGGTGACCACACCCTCCAGGCGGATGATATTGGGATGGTCAAACTGGCCCATGATGGAGGCCTCACTCAGGAAGTCTCGTCGCTGCCTTTCCGTGTAGCCAGCCTTCAGGGTCTTTATGGCCACGAACAGCTCCCGACGACCAGGTTGCTTCAGTCGGCCCCTACACACCTCACCAAACTCCCCTGCAGGTTACAGGCTATGGTCACAGGCTATCACTTGTGGATCCACTCTCCTCTCCCAACAGAAAGTACACCCCTTCCAGGACAGGTTTCAGGCTCCAATGGCCACCTGTCTTAGGGATCCTGCCCACCCTCTGCTTCCCTAGAGGAGGAATCTTAATCTGAGGACTGTGAACTTTTTCCTCCATATATTTTGatgactatatcaataaaattgttttcctttggaatccaatggattttattttctatatttaagaAGGTCATTTGGAGAAGGCACCAGCCcatgccaaagggatccatgatacaCAAAGGCCAAGAGCCACTGCCTAAAAGGACAGATGACATGGTCAACCAGCTATctgctcccttcctcccaccatcCCTGGTGACTCACCAGCTCCGATCACCTCCTCAATCTTGACACAAGAGACATCAATCTCTTTGGCAAACTCCCTCACAGCCTCATTGGGGTCTTCATAAGTGAAGGGATCAATGTAAACCTTCATGCCAGGGGCAACTGGGGGCAGAAGAGAAGGATCAGGGAGGGGCAGGGTTCCTGGAGGGGGGAGCAAAGAGGTGCCACTCAGGTTGATCATCTTTAAGGGTATGAGCTTGGCAGAAAACTATGGTGACTTTTGggagtctccttttccatctgtcttggTGGGTTGTACCCACAATTTTACCACTTTAAGGAGCTCAAACGAGGAACCTGAAGGTCAGAGGCTGACTAGATGTAACTTTTCTTTATCCTTTGCCCCTAGAGAGGAGCCCCAGTGAGTGCCATATGCAGGGTAAGGCACTCCCCATCCTGCCTGCCTGCTGGCAAAAGCAGCAGCCAAAGATGTGGCATCCTCTGCAAACCCAGCCAGGTGCACTGGGCAGCCTAAATCCTTCTACCTGGTTTGCAAAGCCCCCCATTCACCATGCCCAAGCACTCCTGCCCCATTGGCTCCAGCAGGACCAGTCTCctcattctctcccatcctcccactTGGGCTGTGTCCTCACTTCCTCTCTGCACCCAGGAGGAGAATCAAAGAAATACACACTCTTCACGACCCCCAAACCCAGGGGAAAGCAAAGTCAGGACAGGGAGCCTAGAACTCCTGGGCTCCCTTAGGGGAGGGCCCTTCTGGTCACTTACTGTACTGCTGAAGCTTCTCCGTGTAATCCGAGTCAGAACCATGACGCTGCTtcctggaggaggagagaaaacacAGGACAGTGGAGGGGTCAGTCATGAAAATGTCCCCATATAACACTCCTCCTTGTCTGGCTCCAAGAGGGTGGATGTAGCAAACCCCAGCCAACAGAGAGAATTCACCCATTAGTGGAAAGAGTGGGACACTggaggacctgggtccaaatcctgcctctgatacagagctcctttgtgaccttggccaaatcaccttctcagtaaaatgaggagattggactactTTGCAAATCTAGATCCCTTGTCACTtccctctcccagcctcagtttcctcaactgtaaaacaagggagtCAGACTCTAGCTCTAGGGTCTGATGTGTCCAGACCAGAGGTGCCAAGGGCACTGTGGAGAGCTCTTGGAAGGGGAGGATAGTCTCAGGGGGCACCCTCTAGGCCAGGGGAGCACGAGCTGAACTGGGGGCCCAGGAGGGAGAGCAGACCTGAGGCAGACGATGGCAATCACAACAACCACCACGAGGAAGACCAGGCCAGCGGTGGCAGAGCCCACGATGAGGGGGAGCTGCTCTCGGAGCTGTTGGGCCCCTGAACCTAAAGAAGGGAAAGGTGCTTGAGAGAGCGCCAGGAGGGGTAAGGCATCAGGAGGAGGGGGTGTCCCCTTAGCCAACCAAGCAGGGCCCTGGGCAGGAGGGAAAGCGCTAAGGAACAGGGAAAGGAGAATGTGAGAAATCctgagaaacataggaagacctACATGAACGGATGCAGAGAGAAGTAAGTGGCACTGGGAGAACCACATTTCTGCCATGATCAAGATCTAAATGGAAAGATCACTCAAAAGAAGCCAGATGCTTCTAGTAAAGGCCCCAGGGGATAGATAATGAAGTGTATACCTCTCCTCTGGgcagagaggtggggggaggggtactGCTGGGCAGAATACACGCCAGGCACAATCATGGTATGGGGTgatcttccttcatttttattatttcaaggtaGGGTTCcattgggagtgggggagggaaagaggcatTTCCAGGAATGACCTGGATGTATGACAATTTACGAATGAATAAAGCAGAGGGAGTTAGAAGTAGGAAAGGGCTACCTGGGGACAACTCACCTTTCTCTCCTGTGGTCTCAAACTCAGCGGGGTGGCTGTACTGGCCATAGCCAGCCACAGTCCGAGCCCGGACCTGGACCACGTAACAGGCATCCGGTCGTAGCCCATCCAGCTGCACCGAGTTCCTCTGGCTGGTCACCGTGGAAGCAATGCCCTCACTCTGCAGGGGTCAGAGAGAGTTATGGTGGTCTCTGAAAGGCACCCTTCCACCCCTCCGCCAGAGACTCCCTCACCCTCACACCAGGGGGGTCCCATTCTTTTTGGTCTGGAGACAAATGGAAGTGGGATCTTTACCTCCTTTGGGGATGGAAGTAAAGACACGGCTCTCCCAGAAATCCCCATGCCCTGCCCAGAGTAGGTTCAAGGAAGGAACTTGAGCCCCTCCCTAGTCCATCCTTTACTTGCCCCTTCCCACGGACAAATCCACTCCCACAGCCATACTCTAAGCCCCTCCCGCATCATCTTTCttatttgttattcagtcatttccagtctCTCCATGATCTCAtgggagattttcttggcaaagatattagaacagtttgccattttcttctccatctcatttgacagatgaggaaactgaggcaaacagtgacatgctcagggtcacacagttaggaagtgtctgaggttgaatttgaactctgttctttCGGATTCCAGGCCCGGTGCTGTCTCATTTAGACTAGTGCAATAACCTCCCAATTGGTGCccctgcctcaagtgtcttcCTACTCTAATCCAGCCTCCTCACAgcttccaaaataatctttctcaaGTGAGAGTTGGACAGGCCACTCCCCTGTTCAAGAGCCTTTAGTggctggctccctattgcctctaggatacaAAATGACTGCCTCTGTCTGGCGTGGAACTTCTTCCCCAACCTGGCTCTAATCAATGTTTCCATGCTCAGTGTAGAAGACTCCCCTTCCTATCATCTCTGTTCCAGGCAAACTCATCTATTTGAGGCTGCCTCAGGAATGCATTTCCAGCCACCAGGTCTTTGCTCAAGTTGACTCTCCTACCTATAATGGCCTCAAGCAAGAACAGGAGACCCCTTGGGATTCCCTGTGTCATTAAGAAGGCCCTTCCAGCCCTTGCTTTATCATAGGATAATATTCTGGGCCCCctcccagcagaatgtaagaccCTGTTCTCACCTTTGCCTTGGTGGCAGGTGCTTATTGGATATTtcctgaatgaatgagtgagcaTTTGACCAACCTCCCTGCTTAGCTCCCCCTTCTTTCACCCTCATTACATgtgcaaatacatatacacatatttgtactCTCATGCCAAAAACCTCATACACACAGTACACGTATGCATACCTACCTGAGCACACATGTGCAAACACAACCACACACTCTCATGTACAAACACACGTCATATACCTGcttgcacacacatgtacaaacgCACCCatgcagacacatacacacagtgcAAATCCATAGAGCACACCTGCttgcacacacatgtgtaaacACACTGCACTAACCTTCTCAAAGTACTTCATCTCATAGTCTAAGATGATGCCATTGGGCTGCTCTGGAGGAGCCCAGGACAGGGTCAAGCTGCTTCCAGAGCTGCTGTGGAGACGCATGGTAAGAACCTCTGATGGAGCTGAGGGCAGAGGGGAGAAGTCAAACTCCAGCTTCCTTGGTCCTCTACTCCCCACCAGGAATAAGGCCCATTCCCCAAGCCCACCCAGAGACAGCAATGCAGGAGAAAGACCTCTGACTCTGGGGCTTtgggacctgacttcaaatcctgccagTGACACTGCCTGAGTGATTTGCTACTCACTTCCCCTTGTGGGCCTCAATTTCTacctttgcagatgaggaagttggacaCAACAGCCTCTCAGGTGTCTCCCAGGTCTAGATTTATGATGTTGGACCCACAGCCCAAGGGTCTGTTTAGGAAGTAGGCAGCAAAGAGTCTAATACTGGCCATGAGTCCTTCCATTGCATCCCCCTATGGGCCTGATATAGCCCTTAGAAGCCCTGCCTGGTTGTAGTGCCCACTCACCCCACCAGAAAGCACCAGAACTCAAGCCCTGACCTCTGACCTAGTCTTGCCCCTGAGGCTGTTTAGTGCCCTCTCTTCCCCAGCCCCTGTGATTTCCTGGCTAGTCTGAAGAGCTGTAACTCGGGTGGTCAGGGAGGGCTTTGTCCCAGGCCCCTGAGCTTCCTCACCAGCTTGGTTGGTGGTGATGTTCACAGCAGCATAGCGTGGTGGCTGGGAACTCTTGCCAGAGACCCCGTTAACAGCCTGCACCTCAAAGCTGTAGCGTGTGTGGGCCAGCAGACGGCTCACATGGACCCGCCGCTCCGTCAGCCCCAGCTGCCGGGGCACAAACTCCACATTGTCATCACAGCGGGAGCAAGTAGCGGGACCTGACGTCCCAGGGCCGCCCTGGCACTTCTTGCAGATGACGTTATAGAGAAGGTCATCTCGGCCCCCCAGATCCCGAGGCTCACTCCACTCCAGCACCAGCGAGGTCTCATTCACGTTGGAAATCACACTGTGGGGTGGGGATGGCACAGCTGGTAGAGAATGGAGAAGGAGGCGTCAGGGGTAGGGTGATAAGGTAGAGGAGGGCAAAGACAGGGGAAGCTTTCCCTTGCTCCTGAGGACCATCTGCCCCCCATCCACTCCCCAGCTTCTACCCTAATGATATTACATACCCCGACAGACAGACAGCAAACAGGAGACAAACCACCCCCGCCAAGGGTGGCCAAGAAGGCTTGACCTTCTCTCTCAATTTGCCCTGTGGCAAAACCCCAGCTGGCTGCCCTCCCTAAGGCTCTTTGGACCAACTAGCTTGAGAAAATAAGGGGATTGGTAAAAGAggaaacacccccccccccatcctggGTCAAAGTCAGGGCCAGAGGTCAGAGGTCAAGGGTCACTCACTAGTGCAGGCACTGTCTGGAGGGTCGGAGTCAGCACGGTAAAAGTTGTTATGGCAAATACAGATGGTGGCAGCAGCGGATGTTGTGCGACTGTTGGGGGGGCAAGGGAGGCAGGGTCCCTCTCCCTGTTTGGCCTTGAAGCTCCCAGGGGGACAGGCTACCAGAGATCATGGAAGGGAAAATCTGGTCATTCCTCTCTTGGCCCAAAGGGAAAACAGACCCctttctccaagaaaaatactcTTTGCAGGATTCAGCAAGGTCCTTGAGACTCTCCCTACTATGGGCCTtggctccccctcccctcctagaCCCCAGGGTAATGCCAAGATTGCCCAATCCCAGCCACAGTAACAAAGGGCCCTTCTGGCCCCATGGAAACCCATGTCAGCGGATTTCCCCCTCCCatcttcaccccccccccccccccccccccccgc
The DNA window shown above is from Notamacropus eugenii isolate mMacEug1 chromosome 2, mMacEug1.pri_v2, whole genome shotgun sequence and carries:
- the EPHB3 gene encoding ephrin type-B receptor 3 isoform X1, whose translation is MARALPGCRPPAAPGLPGLRGPLLRLPPPPPLLLPLLLHLLLLPAGSRALEETLMDTKWVTSELAWTPHPETGWEEVSGYDAAMNPIRTYQVCNVRESSQNNWLRTGFIRRREVQRVYVEIKFTVRDCNSIPNIPGSCKETFNLFYYEADSDMASASSPFWMENPYIKVDTIAPDESFSRLDAGRVNTKVRSFGPLSKAGFYLAFQDQGACMSLISVRVFYKKCARTIASFALFPETLTGAEATSLVIAPGTCIPNAVEVSVPLKLYCNGDGEWMVPVGACTCAAGYEPSAKETQCQACPPGSFKAKQGEGPCLPCPPNSRTTSAAATICICHNNFYRADSDPPDSACTTVPSPPHSVISNVNETSLVLEWSEPRDLGGRDDLLYNVICKKCQGGPGTSGPATCSRCDDNVEFVPRQLGLTERRVHVSRLLAHTRYSFEVQAVNGVSGKSSQPPRYAAVNITTNQAAPSEVLTMRLHSSSGSSLTLSWAPPEQPNGIILDYEMKYFEKSEGIASTVTSQRNSVQLDGLRPDACYVVQVRARTVAGYGQYSHPAEFETTGEKGSGAQQLREQLPLIVGSATAGLVFLVVVVVIAIVCLRKQRHGSDSDYTEKLQQYRTLPLPDPSLLPPVAPGMKVYIDPFTYEDPNEAVREFAKEIDVSCVKIEEVIGAGEFGEVCRGRLKQPGRRELFVAIKTLKAGYTERQRRDFLSEASIMGQFDHPNIIRLEGVVTKSRPVMILTEFMENCALDSFLRLNDGQFTVIQLVGMLRGIAAGMKYLSEMNYVHRDLAARNILVNSNLVCKVSDFGLSRFLEDDPADPTYTSSLGGKIPIRWTAPEAIAYRKFTSASDVWSYGIVMWEVMSYGERPYWDMSNQDVINAVEQDYRLPPPMDCPTALHQLMLDCWVRDRNLRPKFAQIVNTLDKLIRNAASLKVIASVQSGVSQPLLDRTVPDYTTFTTVGDWLDAIKMGRYKESFISAGFASFDLVAQMTAEDLLRIGVTLAGHQKKILSSIQDMRLQMNQTLPVQV
- the EPHB3 gene encoding ephrin type-B receptor 3 isoform X2 yields the protein MARALPGCRPPAAPGLPGLRGPLLRLPPPPPLLLPLLLHLLLLPAGSRALEETLMDTKWVTSELAWTPHPETGWEEVSGYDAAMNPIRTYQVCNVRESSQNNWLRTGFIRRREVQRVYVEIKFTVRDCNSIPNIPGSCKETFNLFYYEADSDMASASSPFWMENPYIKVDTIAPDESFSRLDAGRVNTKVRSFGPLSKAGFYLAFQDQGACMSLISVRVFYKKCARTIASFALFPETLTGAEATSLVIAPGTCIPNAVEVSVPLKLYCNGDGEWMVPVGACTCAAGYEPSAKETQCQACPPGSFKAKQGEGPCLPCPPNSRTTSAAATICICHNNFYRADSDPPDSACTTVPSPPHSVISNVNETSLVLEWSEPRDLGGRDDLLYNVICKKCQGGPGTSGPATCSRCDDNVEFVPRQLGLTERRVHVSRLLAHTRYSFEVQAVNGVSGKSSQPPRYAAVNITTNQAAPSEVLTMRLHSSSGSSLTLSWAPPEQPNGIILDYEMKYFEKSEGIASTVTSQRNSVQLDGLRPDACYVVQVRARTVAGYGQYSHPAEFETTGEKGSGAQQLREQLPLIVGSATAGLVFLVVVVVIAIVCLRKQRHGSDSDYTEKLQQYIAPGMKVYIDPFTYEDPNEAVREFAKEIDVSCVKIEEVIGAGEFGEVCRGRLKQPGRRELFVAIKTLKAGYTERQRRDFLSEASIMGQFDHPNIIRLEGVVTKSRPVMILTEFMENCALDSFLRLNDGQFTVIQLVGMLRGIAAGMKYLSEMNYVHRDLAARNILVNSNLVCKVSDFGLSRFLEDDPADPTYTSSLGGKIPIRWTAPEAIAYRKFTSASDVWSYGIVMWEVMSYGERPYWDMSNQDVINAVEQDYRLPPPMDCPTALHQLMLDCWVRDRNLRPKFAQIVNTLDKLIRNAASLKVIASVQSGVSQPLLDRTVPDYTTFTTVGDWLDAIKMGRYKESFISAGFASFDLVAQMTAEDLLRIGVTLAGHQKKILSSIQDMRLQMNQTLPVQV